The Magnetococcales bacterium sequence GCGGGAATTTCCCTCATGGATGAAGTGATCCTGGTGGGAGCCTATGGTTGCCTGGGTGTCCTGCTGTTGGCCATGGCCCGTTTCATATTCGACCGCCTGACCCTGCCAGGCATTGTGATCGGTGCCGAAATCATGCGCGGCAACATCGCCGCTGCCCTCGCCGACGCCGGCAACTCCCTGGCCACCGCCATCATCGTCCGGGCCGTCATGACCTGGGTGGACAGCAACTCCCTGGCCGGTCTGTTGGCCGTCCTGGCCGGCTACCTGGTCTCCCAGATCATCCTCTCCCTGGCCACGGTTTTGCGCCTGTGGATCGTGGCGCGTCTGCATGTGGGCACCCCTCTGGAAAAACTCCTGCAAGAGGGCAATACAGCCTCGGCAATCTGCTTCATGGGGCACCGCCTCGGCATTGCCCTGGCTGTCACCGCCGCCTCCGGTCTGGTCCCCTACGCAACGGATTTGTTATGGGTCCGGGTCCTGGCATGGGGTGGCGTGGCCATGCTTTTGCTCGTGACTCTCCCGGTTTTGGCCCGCCTGGCCCGCATGACCATCCTGGCAGGCATCAATATGGTCGAAGAGATTGATGAACAACGCAATATCGGCGTGGCCACCATTGATGCCGCCATTTATATGGGAATCGGTATCCTTCTGGCAGCATTGTTGACTTGATCTTTATGATCGCGTGATTGACCTGTATGCAAAAAAATGTAGTATTGTCGGCATGGGCACGGAAAATTCCGGCGCGACCGTGATCCACGCAATCATACCTGAATACAGCATGGGAGAGTCAACTGTGGGTGCCGTCTCTGTCATTACCTGGAAGCCAAATCTGAGTGTCGGCATCGCCGACGTGGATGAAGATCATAAAAAATTGATCAAAATGATCAACCGTCTCTTCGGTGCAGCCCTCTCTCCGCAACCAGGGCAGATATTGGGAGATGTTCTGGAAGAGTTGACCCGGTATGTGGTCTTCCATTTCAACCGGGAAGAGGAGTACATGCGCCGGTTCGACTATCCCGGGTTTGTGGAGCACAAAAAAGAACATGAAAGATTGATCGATACCGCCACCCGTTTCAAACGGAATCTGGACTCCGGGTTGGCCATGAATCTGAAGGATGAAATCGAAAAATCGCTGCGTGATTGGCTTGTGGTCCACATCCAGGGACAAGACAGACATTTAGGTCACTTTTTGAATGAACAGGGCGTGAAATAGTCGAGAAACCCTTCAGATAGACAACAATCATGGGGAGTCTGTTGGCAAACAAACCTGCTCTGAAACTGGTTGGCCTGTTCACCCTGTTGGCGTTGGGGTTGTCACTGCTGGTTGGGTTCAGTGAAGGTTTGTTGGTGCCGCTCAACAGGTCTTACCTGACCTGGGTAGGTATTCTGTTGGGGGCAGGGATTCCTGCCCTGTGGTTGATTGCGCACACCGTGATACGTCCCTTGAGCCAACTGGCTGACGCGATGGATCATCATGCCATCGTTTCTGCGGCGAATGAAAAGGGTCTCATTACCTATGTAAACGATCAGTTTGTGCGCATTTCGGGTTATGCCCGGGAAGAGTTGTTGGGCAACAACCACCGCATCGTCAAATCCGACCACCACACCCCGGAATTTTATCAGGAACTCTGGGATACAATCGCCTCTGGCAGGGTATGGCATGGTGAAGTCAAGAATCGCACCAAGGATGGCCGTTCCTACTGGGTCAGCGCCACCATCGTGCCCTGCATCGGCAATTCCGGGAGACCCACCCGCTACCTCTCCATCCGTACCGACATTACCCGGCAAAAAGAGATGGAGATAGAGCTGCGCCAGGTCAGTCACGAGTTGCAGAGGAATGAAACCAAACTGCGCAGTATCCTGGAAAATACCCGTGACATCATCTTCACCCTGCGTCGGGAGGGGGTGATCAGCTTTGTCACCCCCAGCATCACCACGCTCCTCGGTTATGACCCGAAACAGCTCATGGGCCGACATATCTCCCGCCTGCTGTACCCGGAAGATTTGAAATCTTTTCTGGATGTACTGGACATGAGTGCCCGGGAGGGCAAGAGTGTTCAGGACCAGGAAGTTCGTTTCATGGCCTTGGATGACTCTGTCCATTGGCTGCGGTACGCCATCGCTTCGGCACCCGATTCCGGACGACGTGGCGCAAGTCTCGTCATGTCAGCGAGCGATGTGACCCGCCAAAAGTTGCATGAAAAAAATGTCATCGCCTCGGAAGAAAAATTCAGAACACTGTTCGAAGCCACCGGCGAAGGGGTCATCCTGCTCGGCAAGGATGGCATCATGGATTGCAATGAAAAAGCCGTGGAACTGTTTGGTTGCTGCGATCGGGACGATCTGATGCAACATCAGATCCAAGACTTTTGGCCAGTGCTTCAACCAGGAGGAGGGAGTTCCAGAAAGTTGGCTGAAGTGTGGCGTGATCAGGCCTTCGCCGAAGGATCGGTTTCCTATGAGTGGGTCTATCGACGTATCCAGGACGCGAGTGAATTTCCCGCCGAAGTGCTGCTCAATGCCCTGGCCATTGAAGGTCAACCCGCCCTGCAAATCGTCGTGCGGGACATCACCGCCCGCAAGGAGATGGAGACCCAGATTCATGCCGCCAAGGATGCGGCAGAAGCCGCAGCGCGAGCCAAAAGCGACTTCCTGGCCAACATGAGCCATGAAATTCGCACGCCCATGAATGCCATCATCGGCCTGAGCCACCTGTGCCTGCAAACCCCCCTGAGTACCAGGCAAAAAGATTATATTCGCAAAGTCCACAATTCAGCCACCTCGTTGCTGCGGATCATCAACGACATTCTGGATTTTTCCAAGATCGAGGCCGGTCGTCTCGATATGGAATGCATCGACTTTACCCTGGAAGAGGTGTTGGGCAATCTGGCCTCCATGATCTCCCTGAAAGCACAGGAGAAACATCTGGAATTTCTCATGGAGACCGCCGTGGACATTCCGCCGAGCCTGTTGGGGGATCCGTTACGGCTGGGGCAGATTCTGATCAACCTGACCAACAATGCCATCAAATTTACAGAGCAGGGCGAAGTTGCCATTACCACCGAAATCATTGAACGCGGCGAGGATTTTGTCCGGCTCCAGTTTACCATTCGGGACAGCGGCATTGGCATGACCCGGGAGCAGATCGGCAAGCTGTTTCAGGCCTTCAGTCAGGCAGATACCTCCACAACCCGCAAGTTTGGTGGTACCGGTCTCGGCCTGGCAATCTCCAAGCGTTTGATTGAAATGATGAACGGCAGTATTCGGGTGGAAAGTGAACCGGGATCCGGTTCTCGCTTCTTTTTCGACGTGCGCCTGGGTATCGGCAACCGCTCCATGGAAAAGACGCTCATTCCCACCACCGATCTGCGCGGCATGAAGGTTCTGGCCGTCGATGACAATGAAAGTGCCCGCAACATCATGGCAGATTATCTGACCTCTTTCACATTCAAGGTGACCAGGGCCGTCCATGGCAAAGATGCCATGGTCGCCGTGCAAGAGGCCGAAATGGTCGGTGAACCTTTCGAACTGGTCATCATGGACTACATGATGCCGGAAATGGATGGCATCACCACCATCGCCAAGATACGTCACGAGTTGGGGGTACACAAACAACCGGTGATCATCATGGCCACGGCGTATGGCGAGGAGAGCGTGGTCAAACGGGCCATGCAGGAAGCGGAGGTGGATGGTTTCCTGGTCAAACCCATCAACCAGAGTCTGCTTTTTGAAGCCATCATGGACGCTTTTGGCAAGAGCAAACCGGAAGGAAGAAAAGATGTTGCTCCTGCGGGTGAAGGACGGGAATTCTGGAGTGCGCTTTCCGGGGCCAAAATCCTGCTGGCTGAGGACAACGAAATCAATCAACAGGTGGCCCGCGAACTTCTCGAACAGGCCAATATGACCGTCGTCGTGGTGGAAAATGGCAAACAGGCCGTGGATCGGGTGCGTCAGGAATCCTTTGATGGCGTACTCATGGACGTGCAAATGCCGGTCATGGACGGTCTGAGAGCAGCGCGTGAGATTCGCCAGGATCCGCAGTTTGCCACTCTGCCCATTCTGGCCATGACCGCCAACGCCATGTCCGGCGATCGTGACTTGTGCATGGAGGCCGGCATGCAGGATCATATTGCCAAGCCGGTGGATCCAGGAAAGATGTTCGCCACCATTGCCCGGTGGATCAAACCCGCTGTTCCAAAACCTCTGCCACTGCACCCGGAAACCAAAGAACAATCTTCTTCCCTGCACGTCGAACACGCAAGGCCGTTGCTCTCTTCCGGGCCACCAAATATGTCGGAAGGGTTGCCGAACGTTCCTGGCATCGATACCCGGGCCGGACTCAAGCGGATGGGAGGCAACGTCAAAGCCTATCTGGCTCTGCTTGCCAAATTTCGTATCAACCAGGGCCGGGTCGGGGGTGCCATTCGCTCTTCCATGGCAAACCAGGACATGCCAACCACAGAGCGGCTGGCTCACACTCTGAAAGGCGTTGCGGCCACCATCGGTGCCGAGGCCTTGCAGAGGCAGGCTGAAATCCTGGAGTCCGCCATCAAGAACGGTGACACCGCCATCGATATGGAGCAGGTGCTGACCAAGGTCGAGGCAGAACTCGACCGGGTCTGTACCACCATCGATCAGTCCCTGCCCAAAACACAATCCGCAGGGAATCGTTCAGTCGCTCAGGCGGGTGAGATGACGGACTTGATCCTGGAGCAACGGGACATGCTCTGCCGTGAAGCAGCACGGCAATTGGCTTTCTTTGATGCCGCCGTCGAAAACACCTTGGCAACTTTGCAGGGTTTGCCCATGTCCGGGGAGTTGGCCGATCGGGTCGGAAAAATTGCGGAAATGGTCGAACACTATGATTTTGAAGGGGCAGCCACCGAGCTGGCCCAGTGTGCCAGTCGTTTGGGTATTTCTCTGGATTCTCATTGATGCAGGCCAATGCCCGCCATGGCCTGGGCAAGTTTGTCCTTGTTGATCGGTTTCATGATGAAACCGACGTGGATCATGTCGGCACGTTGCCGCATTTTTTCCTGGACGTTGGCCGTGACCAGGTATATCCGCATGTTCTTGTCCAGGTCCTGCAATTTGATTGCCAGATCAATACCGTTCATGCCGGGCATGTTGAAATCAATCAGGGCCAGATCGACGGTTTGCGCACTGGCCAGAGCCACGCCTTCCGGTCCATCCTTGGCTTCAAGGATACTCCAGTCGGGAAATGATTGACCAAATACGTTTTTCATCATCATGCGGGCCAGGCTGCTGTCGTCCACCACCAATGCCGTTTTTTTATTCATGGATTCCTCCTGATTTCTGGACTTCTGCCTCGACCGCCCTGGCCACTCTGTTGGATTCTGTCTGTACTTGTTGGAAAACAGACTTGGCATTGCCGAGATTTTTTTCTTTTCCCATGCGTTCCAATTGTCCGACGAGTTCTGCGAGTGTCACTGCACCCAGTTGCGCACACTGGGACTTCAGGGAGTGGGCTGCCTGATACACCATATCTGGATCGGCTGTGTCAATTCCGTTCTGGATGGTACAGGTTCGTTCGGAAAGGCTCTTCAGGAAAATACGCATGACCTCCACGGCACGTCCAGGAAATATACTCAGAGATTCATAGAGTAGTTTCAGGAAATTTTGATCCAGCACGTTGTCGGCGTCGGCGTCGGCACGTGGTGGGTTTTTTGGGTGCATTTTCGTATGGGGTGCTGAAACCGGGGCGTTTTGTTTGTCAGGCAGCCATTTGCGCAACATCTCTTCCAGGGTTGTCACCCGGATGGGTTTGGAAAGATGATCATTCATGCCGGCCTGGAGGCATTGTCCCCGATCTTCGAGCATGGCATTGGCGGTCATGGCAATGATGGGTATCGGGGATTGATGGGTTGCTGCTTCCCTTTGCCGAATGCGTCGGGTGGCCTCCAGGCCATCCATCTCGGGCATCTGCATATCCATGAAGATCAGATCGTAGTCGGTCTTGGCATGTTTTTCCAAGGCCTCGATGCCGTGGATGGCCGTTTCCACCTGGAGACCGAACCGGGTCAGCAACCCCTTGGCCACCTCCTGGTTGATGATGTTGTCCTCAACCAGCAGAATACGTCCCTGCAATCGTGTGGTCTTGGCAGATTGCTTGTCCCGGAGTGTGGATGATCCTGTGGGGGATGCCGGAATTTCGGACCTTTGGCCAGGTCGCAGGGGAAGATGAAATTGAAAGGTGCTTCCTTGGCCGGGGGTGCTGTGCAGCTCAATTTCCCCACCCATGGCGGTGACCAGTTTTTTGCAGATGGCCAGACCCAGACCGGTTCCGCCATGTTTGCGTGTCGTCGAACTGTCCACTTGGATGAAAGAGTTGAACAGGTGGGCCTGTCGTTCCAGGGGAATGCCGATTCCGGTATCTTTGACTTGAAACAGAATGCGATCCGATATGGTCGTGCCCTCAGGGGGCAGGGGGCTTTTTTCATGGGCAACCCGGATGGTCACCTGACCTTTTTCGGTAAATTTAATGGCATTGCTGCTCAGGTTGAGCAAAATCTGGCGCAACCGGGTGGGGTCTCCGATCACCGCTCCGGGCAACTGTGGATCCACGGTGACGATCAACTCCAGGCCCTTGTTGCGGGCCGCATCCTCCTGGATTCCGGCTATATCCGCCACAGTCTGGTTGAGAGAAAATTCAATCTCCTCCAGTTCCAGATGTCCGGCCTCGATTTTTGAATAATCCAGTATGTCGTTGATGACGGTCAGTTGCAGTTCCGCCGAGCGGTTGGCGGTTGCCAGGTATTGGCGTTGTTCCGCAGTCAGTTGGGTATTGCCCAGCAGTTGCAGCATTCCCAGGACACCGTTCATGGGGGTGCGAATTTCGTGGGACATGTTGGCCAGAAAGTCGCTCTTGGCCTGGCTGGCAGCGGCGGCCTTTTCAGCCATTTCCTTCGCAATTTCAACTGTATGGAGCAGTCTGTCGTTCAGGTCCTTGAGTTCCCGCTGCTGCTTTTCCAGCATGCGGTTTTGGATGAGAGAATTTTCGTAGGTGGACAAAAACAGATTGAGAATGCGTCGCCGGTCCGCCGTGACGACATGGCGCTGGCCGGAAAAATCAATGGTCAGCGGCGGAGCAGCCTGATAATCACGAATCCGGTTGACTTCCGGAAAATCGAGAAAATACCGTACCCGCTCCAAAAGAAATTGATCATCGTAAGGTTTGGTGACGTACCCATCGGCCCAGGCGTCCAGACCGCGCATGACATCGTTCGGGTCGGCCAGGTTGGTCAACAACAAAACAGGAACATGTTGCAGGTCAGGATTTTTTTTGATGGCCTCACACAGTTGAAAGCCATCCATGACCGGCATGGTGATGTCGCTGATCACCAGATTGCCGGGGTTTTCCAGCAGCATGTGCAGGGCCTGTTGGCCATTGCCGGCCCGGCGAATCACATGGTTATCGGTTGCCAGGAGATATTCGAGACGCAGGGCCTGGGTCAGGCTGTCTTCGACAATCAGGATATTTCCAGGCATGTCTGGTTACTCACGGGGTGTCGGCGGGGTGTGCTTCAGAAAATTTTCAGGCATATTTGGTCATCTTTTGGGTGTCAGCAGGGCGTTGAGGGTGGTAATGATCTGTTCCGGAGGGAGGACCAGGCGGGCAGCACCGATCTTGACAGCTTCCCCCGGCATGCCAAACACCAGGGAACTCTCCTGGTCCTGGGCAATGGTCAGGGCACCCTGGTCACGCATCAGTTTCAGGGTATCGGCACCGTCTTTTCCCATACCGGTCAGAAGAACACCCACGGCCCGCTGCCGATAAGATGTGGCAAGAGAACGAAACAAATGGGAAACCGAAGGTCGCAGCCCGTATTTGGGGGGGGTCAGTCCATCCAGGACCACGACACCGCCCTGAATTGAGATGTGGTGTTGATCCGGGGCAAAGTATACCACCCCAGGCTCCAGAATGTCCCCGTCCGCAGCAATGCGTACCGGACGGGTCAATTCGTTTTGCAGCCAATCCGTCATGGCGGAAAGAAATCCATCGGCAATATGCTGCACAATGACAATGGGAACCGTCAAATTTTTATCCAGACCACCCAGAATGGTTTTGATCACCGGGGGACCTCCCGTGGAAGTACCCATGGCCAGGATATCAAAACTGCCCTGATGCCAGGTACCCTGGCTGGATATTTCGGCAGCCAGGGAGATGGGGAGCAGGGATGCGTGATGGCCTTGCGTACCGAGCGTACCGACTGGTTTGCCAGGTGCAGCATCCCGAACCTCGGGACGACGGCGAATGACCCGCACTTCGGCCATGGCCTTGACCAGACGGATAAACCGGGAGGAAAGCTTCTGAAAATTGGGGGAGCCGGGACCCTGGGGCTTGGGCAGGGCAGTCACGGCCCCGGCATCGATGGCTCGCAATGAGTTGACGGCCTCTTCCGATTGCCAGGCGGCGCTGCAGATGACAATCGGGAGTGGATGAATTTCCAGAATGCGTTTGGTGGCCTCATAACCGTTCATGCCGGGCATGTTGATGTCCATGACGACAATGTTCGGTGAGGAGCGTTTCACCATGGAGATGGCTTCCAGGCCGTTGGCGGCGACCCCGGCGATCACAATGCCCGGGTCCGTCTCCAGAATACCGCGCAGCAGTTCACGGCTGGTCAGGGAGTCATCAACAATCAACACACGGATCATGAAAGTACGCCAATAAGGGAAGGCCGGTTGCAGACGGTATCCTGAAGGAAATGAAGGTCAAGCCAATCTTGCCACGATTTCGAGCAGGTTTCCCTGTTCAAAATTGCCCTTGACGATATATGCATTGGCCCCGGCGGCAACCCCCCGCTCCCGATCCTCGCGGGAGGAAAGGCTGGTGACCAGAATGACAGGAAGCGAGGCAAGGTTGGCATCGGCACGAATTGTTTCAGTCAATTCAAAACCATTCATGCGGGGCATCTCGACATCGGAGACGACCAGATCCACGTCCGATGTCTTCAGGATGGTGACGGCATCCAGTCCGTCCACAGCGGTCTGCACCGTATAGCTGGCGGCTTCCAGAATGTTTTTCAGCAACATTCGGGAAGTCAGGGAATCTTCGACCACCAGGATGGATTTTCTGGTGGATCCGGTTTTATCCGTGTTGTCGGTGGCCATGACGGGCAGGACGTTGCTCCGGGCATCGGCAGCGGAGTTGAGCAGGTCATGCACATTCAGGATCGGGACTACCTGCCCCGACCCCAGAATGGTGGCCCCGGTCAGATGCCGTACATGCTGAAGTTGGCTGCCCAGGCTTTTGACCAGGACTTCCTGTTCGCCAAGAAGATCATCAATCCGGAAACCAACCCGTCTTTCGCCCATGGCGAGTACGGCCACCAGTATTTTATCGTCCTTGCCGGTTTCGGGAGATGCAACCGCATTGCCCATAACCCGGTCCAGATCGACCAGGGACAGGGGGATTCCTTTGCAGGAGATGGTTGCCCGATTTTCCAGCATTTTGATTTCGTCACGGGTGATGCGCATGACCAGATCCACTTGGGTGCTGGGAATGACGAACAGGTGTCGTCCCGAACGAATCAATACCCCCCGGAACGTGGCCAGGGAGATGGGCAACCGGATATGAATGGCCAGACCTTTTCCCGGTTGATTGGCCATTTCCAGATTGCCTCCAAGTTTTTCCACCCGCTCCTTGACAATGGCCATGCCCAAACCCCGACCGGACAGGTCGGTGATGATCGATGCCGAACTGATTCCGGAGTGAAAAATCAACTCCATGGTTTGCTCATCGGCCAGACGTTGTGCATCATCCCGCGCCAGCAGGCCATTTTGAATGGCACTCTCCTTGATGCGGGAGAGGGGAATTCCCTGCCCATCGTCGATGACCCGGATTTCAATCTTGTCGCTTTCAATCTGCACAACATCCAGGCGAACGGTTCCTTGCCGAGGTTTTGCCCGACGCAGGCGTTCCGATGGTTGCTCGATGCCGTGATCAATCGCATTACGAATCATGTGGGTCAGGGGGTCTTTCATCTCCTCCAGAATACGTCGATCCACTTCCACATCGCCGCCACTGAGATGCAGTTCGACCTCCTTTCCCTGGGCATGGGCAATTTCACGGACCATGCGCGGAAACAAATCCAGCAGAGTGGCACTTGGCAGCATGAGCATCTGCTTGACGATCTCAATCATTTCGTCAACCATCCGATCCAGAATCCGCTGATGCTGGTCCATGTTTTTGGCCAGGGTCTTGATGTCCCGGTTTTCGGTCTGAATATACTCCTGGTTCCAGGCGAGAAATTTTCCAATCTCTTGGATTTCCAGAAGATTTGTTTGTGAATTGCCACCACTCCCGGGCACCCTGCCGCCTGTCTCTGTGGATCCTCCGCTCCGCTTGCGCAATGACCTCCAGAAAGGGTTGGCGGCTCCCCATTTCTGATGCCAGAGTTCAATGGTTTGTTCGCGCTGTCTCAATTCGGAAAGATGCTGGTGACCGGCCAGCTTCAGGGTGATCAACTCCACGGTTCGCAGCAGCAATTGATCGAGTTTGTCCGTCGCTATGCGGACGGTATTGGCCATTTGTGGCGGATGGACAACAATTCCTGGCGCGTGTTCCACCGGTTCCGGTTCTGGTTGTGGCGGATGGACAATAANNNNNNNNNNNNNNNNNNNNNNNNNNNNNNNNNNNNNNNNNNNNNNNNNNNNNNNNNNNNNNNNNNNNNNNNNNNNNNNNNNNNNNNNNNNNNNNNNNNNNNNNNNNNNNNNNNNNNNNNNNNNNNNNNNNNNNNNNNNNNNNNNNNNNNNNNNNNNNNNNNNNNNNNNNNNNNNNNNNNNNNNNNNNNNNNNNNNNN is a genomic window containing:
- a CDS encoding DUF350 domain-containing protein → MNGLPDDWTLWDLLHWNPEHWSAAGVDLIVAVALMAALRFLAGVIGHVNSREELASRDNPAFGISLAAAVGAVAIMMSGAVTGEAGISLMDEVILVGAYGCLGVLLLAMARFIFDRLTLPGIVIGAEIMRGNIAAALADAGNSLATAIIVRAVMTWVDSNSLAGLLAVLAGYLVSQIILSLATVLRLWIVARLHVGTPLEKLLQEGNTASAICFMGHRLGIALAVTAASGLVPYATDLLWVRVLAWGGVAMLLLVTLPVLARLARMTILAGINMVEEIDEQRNIGVATIDAAIYMGIGILLAALLT
- a CDS encoding hemerythrin family protein, which produces MGESTVGAVSVITWKPNLSVGIADVDEDHKKLIKMINRLFGAALSPQPGQILGDVLEELTRYVVFHFNREEEYMRRFDYPGFVEHKKEHERLIDTATRFKRNLDSGLAMNLKDEIEKSLRDWLVVHIQGQDRHLGHFLNEQGVK
- a CDS encoding PAS domain S-box protein, encoding MANKPALKLVGLFTLLALGLSLLVGFSEGLLVPLNRSYLTWVGILLGAGIPALWLIAHTVIRPLSQLADAMDHHAIVSAANEKGLITYVNDQFVRISGYAREELLGNNHRIVKSDHHTPEFYQELWDTIASGRVWHGEVKNRTKDGRSYWVSATIVPCIGNSGRPTRYLSIRTDITRQKEMEIELRQVSHELQRNETKLRSILENTRDIIFTLRREGVISFVTPSITTLLGYDPKQLMGRHISRLLYPEDLKSFLDVLDMSAREGKSVQDQEVRFMALDDSVHWLRYAIASAPDSGRRGASLVMSASDVTRQKLHEKNVIASEEKFRTLFEATGEGVILLGKDGIMDCNEKAVELFGCCDRDDLMQHQIQDFWPVLQPGGGSSRKLAEVWRDQAFAEGSVSYEWVYRRIQDASEFPAEVLLNALAIEGQPALQIVVRDITARKEMETQIHAAKDAAEAAARAKSDFLANMSHEIRTPMNAIIGLSHLCLQTPLSTRQKDYIRKVHNSATSLLRIINDILDFSKIEAGRLDMECIDFTLEEVLGNLASMISLKAQEKHLEFLMETAVDIPPSLLGDPLRLGQILINLTNNAIKFTEQGEVAITTEIIERGEDFVRLQFTIRDSGIGMTREQIGKLFQAFSQADTSTTRKFGGTGLGLAISKRLIEMMNGSIRVESEPGSGSRFFFDVRLGIGNRSMEKTLIPTTDLRGMKVLAVDDNESARNIMADYLTSFTFKVTRAVHGKDAMVAVQEAEMVGEPFELVIMDYMMPEMDGITTIAKIRHELGVHKQPVIIMATAYGEESVVKRAMQEAEVDGFLVKPINQSLLFEAIMDAFGKSKPEGRKDVAPAGEGREFWSALSGAKILLAEDNEINQQVARELLEQANMTVVVVENGKQAVDRVRQESFDGVLMDVQMPVMDGLRAAREIRQDPQFATLPILAMTANAMSGDRDLCMEAGMQDHIAKPVDPGKMFATIARWIKPAVPKPLPLHPETKEQSSSLHVEHARPLLSSGPPNMSEGLPNVPGIDTRAGLKRMGGNVKAYLALLAKFRINQGRVGGAIRSSMANQDMPTTERLAHTLKGVAATIGAEALQRQAEILESAIKNGDTAIDMEQVLTKVEAELDRVCTTIDQSLPKTQSAGNRSVAQAGEMTDLILEQRDMLCREAARQLAFFDAAVENTLATLQGLPMSGELADRVGKIAEMVEHYDFEGAATELAQCASRLGISLDSH
- a CDS encoding response regulator gives rise to the protein MNKKTALVVDDSSLARMMMKNVFGQSFPDWSILEAKDGPEGVALASAQTVDLALIDFNMPGMNGIDLAIKLQDLDKNMRIYLVTANVQEKMRQRADMIHVGFIMKPINKDKLAQAMAGIGLHQ
- a CDS encoding response regulator, whose translation is MPGNILIVEDSLTQALRLEYLLATDNHVIRRAGNGQQALHMLLENPGNLVISDITMPVMDGFQLCEAIKKNPDLQHVPVLLLTNLADPNDVMRGLDAWADGYVTKPYDDQFLLERVRYFLDFPEVNRIRDYQAAPPLTIDFSGQRHVVTADRRRILNLFLSTYENSLIQNRMLEKQQRELKDLNDRLLHTVEIAKEMAEKAAAASQAKSDFLANMSHEIRTPMNGVLGMLQLLGNTQLTAEQRQYLATANRSAELQLTVINDILDYSKIEAGHLELEEIEFSLNQTVADIAGIQEDAARNKGLELIVTVDPQLPGAVIGDPTRLRQILLNLSSNAIKFTEKGQVTIRVAHEKSPLPPEGTTISDRILFQVKDTGIGIPLERQAHLFNSFIQVDSSTTRKHGGTGLGLAICKKLVTAMGGEIELHSTPGQGSTFQFHLPLRPGQRSEIPASPTGSSTLRDKQSAKTTRLQGRILLVEDNIINQEVAKGLLTRFGLQVETAIHGIEALEKHAKTDYDLIFMDMQMPEMDGLEATRRIRQREAATHQSPIPIIAMTANAMLEDRGQCLQAGMNDHLSKPIRVTTLEEMLRKWLPDKQNAPVSAPHTKMHPKNPPRADADADNVLDQNFLKLLYESLSIFPGRAVEVMRIFLKSLSERTCTIQNGIDTADPDMVYQAAHSLKSQCAQLGAVTLAELVGQLERMGKEKNLGNAKSVFQQVQTESNRVARAVEAEVQKSGGIHE
- the cheB gene encoding chemotaxis-specific protein-glutamate methyltransferase CheB is translated as MIRVLIVDDSLTSRELLRGILETDPGIVIAGVAANGLEAISMVKRSSPNIVVMDINMPGMNGYEATKRILEIHPLPIVICSAAWQSEEAVNSLRAIDAGAVTALPKPQGPGSPNFQKLSSRFIRLVKAMAEVRVIRRRPEVRDAAPGKPVGTLGTQGHHASLLPISLAAEISSQGTWHQGSFDILAMGTSTGGPPVIKTILGGLDKNLTVPIVIVQHIADGFLSAMTDWLQNELTRPVRIAADGDILEPGVVYFAPDQHHISIQGGVVVLDGLTPPKYGLRPSVSHLFRSLATSYRQRAVGVLLTGMGKDGADTLKLMRDQGALTIAQDQESSLVFGMPGEAVKIGAARLVLPPEQIITTLNALLTPKR
- a CDS encoding response regulator, encoding IVHPPQPEPEPVEHAPGIVVHPPQMANTVRIATDKLDQLLLRTVELITLKLAGHQHLSELRQREQTIELWHQKWGAANPFWRSLRKRSGGSTETGGRVPGSGGNSQTNLLEIQEIGKFLAWNQEYIQTENRDIKTLAKNMDQHQRILDRMVDEMIEIVKQMLMLPSATLLDLFPRMVREIAHAQGKEVELHLSGGDVEVDRRILEEMKDPLTHMIRNAIDHGIEQPSERLRRAKPRQGTVRLDVVQIESDKIEIRVIDDGQGIPLSRIKESAIQNGLLARDDAQRLADEQTMELIFHSGISSASIITDLSGRGLGMAIVKERVEKLGGNLEMANQPGKGLAIHIRLPISLATFRGVLIRSGRHLFVIPSTQVDLVMRITRDEIKMLENRATISCKGIPLSLVDLDRVMGNAVASPETGKDDKILVAVLAMGERRVGFRIDDLLGEQEVLVKSLGSQLQHVRHLTGATILGSGQVVPILNVHDLLNSAADARSNVLPVMATDNTDKTGSTRKSILVVEDSLTSRMLLKNILEAASYTVQTAVDGLDAVTILKTSDVDLVVSDVEMPRMNGFELTETIRADANLASLPVILVTSLSSREDRERGVAAGANAYIVKGNFEQGNLLEIVARLA